The following proteins are encoded in a genomic region of Sparus aurata chromosome 23, fSpaAur1.1, whole genome shotgun sequence:
- the metrnla gene encoding meteorin-like protein isoform X2 — protein MLTPVLASLLPLLLFCRISICQYSSDQCSWKGSGLTHEGHARDVEQVYLRCSQGSLEWLYPTGAIIVNLRPNMVSPAAARLSVCIKPSADSRGTNIYLDRNGKLRLLLREQDQAQGKVQCFSIQEGALFIEAVPHMDISRRITAFQYELVSDRLGPEAHSVGAPCQPCSDAEMLLAVCTNDFVARGSIKKVEQEEEHTTVTVELSRLYRQKVQVFVSGGVRVRSWTGRIKMPLQCGVRAGEGEFLFTGTVRFGEAWMSCAPRYKDFLRLYDEAQQHGTNPCHVDTD, from the exons ATGCTCACCCCGGTGCTGGCCTccctgctgccgctgctgctctTCTGTCGGATCTCTATCTGCCAGTACTCAAGCGACCAGTGCAGCTGGAAGGGCAG CGGTCTGACTCATGAAGGCCACGCCAGAGACGTGGAGCAGGTGTACCTGCGCTGCTCGCAGGGCTCCCTGGAGTGGCTCTACCCAACAGGCGCCATCATCGTTAACCTCCGCCCCAACATGGTGTCCCCGGCAGCCGCCCGCCTCTCCGTCTGCATCAAACCCTCTGCGGATTCCAGAGGCACTAACATCTACCTGGACCGTAACGGcaagctgcggctgctgctgcgtgAGCAGGACCAGGCTCAGGGCAAGGTGCAGTGCTTCAGCATCCAGGAGGGGGCGCTCTTCATCGAGGCCGTCCCGCACATGGACATCAGCCGGCGGATCACGGCGTTCCAGTACGAGCTGGTCAGCGACAGGCTGGGACCAGAGGCACACTCAGTGGGCG CGCCCTGTCAGCCCTGCAGCGATGCTGAGATGCTTCTAGCAGTCTGCACCAACGACTTTG TGGCGCGGGGCAGCATTAAgaaggtggagcaggaggaggagcacacaACCGTCACCGTGGAGCTCAGCCGCCTCTACAGACAGAAGGTCCAGGTCTTCGTGTCGGGAGGCGTGAGGGTACGGAGCTGGACCGGCCGCATCAAGATGCCCCTGCAGTGTGGGGTGAGAGCCGGCGAGGGCGAGTTCCTCTTCACGGGGACGGTGAGGTTCGGGGAGGCCTGGATGAGCTGCGCGCCGCGCTACAAAGACTTCCTGCGGTTGTACGACGAGGCGCAGCAGCACGGGACCAACCCCTGTCACGTGGACACGGACTGA
- the metrnla gene encoding meteorin-like protein isoform X1, translating into MLAPESEVLPGQVSSSLFGGLKARGGSVRDLHLHLHAAGPATVAAVVCPEAPVSLHSSISASKLFPKAACQCGLTHEGHARDVEQVYLRCSQGSLEWLYPTGAIIVNLRPNMVSPAAARLSVCIKPSADSRGTNIYLDRNGKLRLLLREQDQAQGKVQCFSIQEGALFIEAVPHMDISRRITAFQYELVSDRLGPEAHSVGAPCQPCSDAEMLLAVCTNDFVARGSIKKVEQEEEHTTVTVELSRLYRQKVQVFVSGGVRVRSWTGRIKMPLQCGVRAGEGEFLFTGTVRFGEAWMSCAPRYKDFLRLYDEAQQHGTNPCHVDTD; encoded by the exons ATGCTGGCGCCAGAGTCCGAAGTGCTGCCCGGACAAGTCTCTTCCAGTCTCTTTGGTGGCTTGAAAGCGAGGGGAGGTTCGGTGCGTGACCTGCATTTGCACTTGCATGCAGCGGGCCCAGCTACTGTTGCTGCCGTTGTCTGCCCAGAAGCCCCTGTGTCCCTCCATTCATCCATCTCTGCTTCCAAACTCTTCCCAAAGGCAGCATGCCAGTG CGGTCTGACTCATGAAGGCCACGCCAGAGACGTGGAGCAGGTGTACCTGCGCTGCTCGCAGGGCTCCCTGGAGTGGCTCTACCCAACAGGCGCCATCATCGTTAACCTCCGCCCCAACATGGTGTCCCCGGCAGCCGCCCGCCTCTCCGTCTGCATCAAACCCTCTGCGGATTCCAGAGGCACTAACATCTACCTGGACCGTAACGGcaagctgcggctgctgctgcgtgAGCAGGACCAGGCTCAGGGCAAGGTGCAGTGCTTCAGCATCCAGGAGGGGGCGCTCTTCATCGAGGCCGTCCCGCACATGGACATCAGCCGGCGGATCACGGCGTTCCAGTACGAGCTGGTCAGCGACAGGCTGGGACCAGAGGCACACTCAGTGGGCG CGCCCTGTCAGCCCTGCAGCGATGCTGAGATGCTTCTAGCAGTCTGCACCAACGACTTTG TGGCGCGGGGCAGCATTAAgaaggtggagcaggaggaggagcacacaACCGTCACCGTGGAGCTCAGCCGCCTCTACAGACAGAAGGTCCAGGTCTTCGTGTCGGGAGGCGTGAGGGTACGGAGCTGGACCGGCCGCATCAAGATGCCCCTGCAGTGTGGGGTGAGAGCCGGCGAGGGCGAGTTCCTCTTCACGGGGACGGTGAGGTTCGGGGAGGCCTGGATGAGCTGCGCGCCGCGCTACAAAGACTTCCTGCGGTTGTACGACGAGGCGCAGCAGCACGGGACCAACCCCTGTCACGTGGACACGGACTGA
- the atp5pd gene encoding ATP synthase peripheral stalk subunit d, mitochondrial: protein MSGRRATLKAIDWLAFAERVPPNQRTMFNALKTRSDAIAAKLRSLPEKPAAIDWSYYKSAVANTAMVDQFEKQFNALKIPEPADTQTALINAQEEKSNAAAVAYVEASKTRIAEYEKQLDKFKNMIPFDQMTIEDLNDTFPETKLDKAKHPYWPHKPISDL from the exons ATGTCTGGGAGACGAGCTACCCTGAAGGCCATTGACTGGCTGGCTTTTGCAGAGAGGGTTCCGCCCAACCAGAGGACCATGTTCAACGCCCTGAAGACACGGAGCGATGCTATTGCTGCAAA GCTCCGCTCTCTGCCAGAGAAACCTGCCGCCATTGACTGGAGCTACTACAAGTCTGCTGTGGCTAATACAGCCATGGTGGATCAGTTTGAAAAGCAG TTCAACGCACTGAAGATCCCTGAGCCTGCGGACACTCAGACGGCTCTCATCAACGCTCAGGAGGAAAAATCA AACGCAGCAGCTGTTGCCTACGTCGAAGCTTCCAAAACCCGTATCGCAGAGTATGAGAAACAG CTGGACAAATTCAAGAACATGATTCCCTTCGACCAGATGACCATCGAAGATCTGAACGACACTTTCCCGGAAACGAAGCTGGACAAGGCCAAACATCCTTACTGGCCACACAAACCTATTTCTGATCTGTAA
- the LOC115575902 gene encoding medium-chain acyl-CoA ligase ACSF2, mitochondrial-like has product MSALISSPLLRSCARSLGSVNGFKHGKIGKLCSTSSLQWFRSLHVDNPPHIPTLTNSYVHGTSSVSLLHLTVSQCLDSTAERWPDREAVVFVQDGIRKTFAQFQQDVDKAAAGLLALGLKRGDRLGVWGPNTYEWILFQFASAKAGIILVSLNPAYQAKEIDFTLKKVQCKAVVCPSQFKTQNFCEMLREICPEINSTPLGMIKSSRLPDLRMVIVTDSRQPGMFHVDDVMQAAESRHHKELMDLQSRLSFDDPINIQFTSGTTGNPKGATLSHHNIVNNAYFAGLRMGFEWRPQVRICVQVPLYHCFGSVLAGMCMAVNGVTLVFPAAGYDSKANLQAIQDEKCNFLYGTPTMFTDLVNQDIHKYDLSSVEAGLMGGAPCPPEILRKLKTDMNVKEISVVYGTTENSPVTFIGFPHDNEELKLNTVGCIMSHTEAKVVDPAGQIVPLGTPGELMIRGSCVMHGYWEDPEKTREAICPARWYRTGDTATLNNLGYCRIEGRLKDMIIRGGENIYPAEVEQFLFTHPKVLEVQVVGVKDDRLGEQVCACIRLKEGQTSSPEEIRAFCKGQISHFKIPHYVFFVDSYPLTASGKIKKMTLKENVEKELGL; this is encoded by the exons ATGTCGGCGCTCATTTCCTCCCCGCTGCTGAGGTCCTGCGCTCGCAGTCTCGGGTCTGTTAATGGATTCAAACACGGCAAGATCGGGAAATTATGCAGCACAAGTTCCCTCCAGTGGTTTCG GTCGCTCCACGTGGACAATCCCCCTCACATCCCCACTCTGACCAACAGCTACGTCCACGGcacctcctccgtctctctgctcCACCTGACTGTCAGCCAGTGTCTGGACTCTACAGCGGAGCGGTGGCCCGACCGCGAGGCCGTCGTCTTTGTTCAGGACGGCATCCGGAAAACATTTGCGCAGTTTCAGCAAGAT GTTGATAAAGCCGCTGCAGGTCTGCTGGCTTTGGGCCTGAAGCGCGGCGACCGACTGGGAGTTTGGGGACCGAACACGTATGAGTGGATCCTCTTCCAGTTTGCTTCAGCCAAGGCTGGAATTATCCTG GTGTCACTGAACCCGGCCTATCAGGCAAAGGAAATAGACTTTACTCTAAAGAAG GTCCAGTGTAAAGCCGTTGTCTGCCCAAGCCAATTTAAAACGCAAAATTTCTGTGAGATGCTGAGAGAGATCTGCCCGGAGATCAACTCCACTCCACTGGGCATGATCAAGAGCTCAAG GTTGCCAGACTTGCGTATGGTGATTGTGACGGACAGCAGACAGCCGGGGATGTTCCACGTCGACGATGTGATGCAGGCAGCGGAGAGTCGGCACCACAAAGAGCTGATGGATCTGCAGAGCAGGCTGTCCTTCGATGACCCCATCAACATTCAGTTCACATCA ggGACTACAGGGAATCCAAAGGGAGCCACTCTTTCTCACCACAACATCGTGAACAACGCTTACTTTGCGGGTCTCCGAATGGGTTTCGAATGGAGA cctcaggtGCGGATATGCGTACAAGTACCGCTGTACCACTGCTTTGGCTCAGTGCTGGCCGGGATGTGTATGGCGGTGAATGGCGTCACGCTGGTGTTCCCCGCCGCTGGCTACGACAGCAAGGCCAACCTGCAGGCCATTCAGGACGAAAA GTGCAACTTCCTGTATGGCACCCCCACGATGTTCACCGACTTGGTTAACCAAGACATACACAAGTACGATTTGTCGTCAGTTGAGGCTG GCCTCATGGGAGGTGCGCCGTGTCCTCCGGAGATTTTGAGAAAGCTGAAAACAGACATGAACGTGAAGGAGATATCG GTGGTTTATGGAACCACTGAGAACAGCCCTGTTACATTTATTGGATTTCCACACGACAACGAGGAGCTGAAGCTGAATACTGTCGGATGTATCATGAGCCACACTGAG GCTAAAGTGGTGGACCCTGCTGGGCAGATCGTCCCTCTGGGGACCCCAGGAGAGCTGATGATCAGAGGCAGCTGTGTGATGCACGGATACTGGGAGGATCCTGAGAAAACCAGAGAGGCCATCTGTCCGGCCCGCTGGTACAGGACGGG TGACACGGCCACTCTGAACAATCTGGGTTACTGCCGCATCGAAGGACGGCTGAAGGACAtgatcatcagaggaggagagaacaTCTACCCCGCTGAGGTCGAGCAGTTTCTGTTCACTCATCCCAAAGTGCTGGAGGTGCAG GTGGTCGGGGTGAAGGACGACAGGCTGGGCGAGCAGGTGTGTGCCTGCATCCGGCTGAAGGAGGGTCAGACCTCCAGTCCAGAGGAGATACGAGCCTTCTGCAAAGGCCAG ATTTCTCACTTCAAGATCCCACACTACGTGTTCTTCGTAGACAGCTACCCTCTGACGGCCTCCGGAAAG atcAAGAAGATGACGCTGAAGGAGAATGTGGAGAAGGAATTAGGTCTTTAG